GCATGTCACTCCCGTGTGTGAGTGGGAGatctgtatattatatttatacatgcATAGCACTGTCATACTCATACACTGAAGCAACAAGTGAATTCGCATCAGTGTGATCACCATGTAAAGGTACTAACGCCGATTAGACGTGCCTCgaccgaggcggcgcgctcgggcgagaaAAACGCGCGCGCTGGCACTGCAGAGGCACgactacactggccgtattgtgcgtgaggaaattgcctcgcgtatgctcgctctgtgtggacccggctattagatttttttccttGTTAATATCTCCTATAGTTAAATACTACATACTTagaaggtaaaaaaatgtttttatacatttcataattgatacaaatatttatgtttttctataataatttaaaaacttatgtATAATATCACAAATCCTCAGTTACTCAGACATCAAACAAAGTATCTCTTCAAAAAGTTAGGGTTCAgtgaaaaaaaacataaaaacacaCTAAACGTAAacactttttaattaaaaaaaatcattctaGTGCAGACAGACAAAAGACTTACGTTTTCCCACTTGATTCTTGAGAACTAAAACAAAGTCGTATTAGAATAAAAGTTAATTTAACTATGCCCAAAAATACAattagaaaattttaaaatccaCTTACAAAAATCTTAACGTCAATTTAAAACTAACACTACTTAACTACTTgtaaagcggaccccaggctcctttgagccgtggcaaaatgccagaacaatgcgaggaagatgatgactaCATAACTACTaaatttcttaataaatatattaactttagttatttattttaagattaagttttatttctttttagatttagattttaagttttatatgtattatgttgttgtgTTATTATGATATAGCATAATTTACAATCTACTTTAGTTAAGGAGTAAGTTAGTAAATCAAATAATGTTctcattaattttaaatgtgataTCATAGAATGTCCCTACCATGTAACTTGGTgttcttaataaaaaatttgtatttgtttgtaagAAGAATTTTAGGATGGTGGAGTATAATAACATACTTTTCCATAAGTTCCTTGTACAGTGGCATGTGTTTTTCCTCCGCCATGATGGCATCATCTGGCTTCATATCATACTTGGCGAGCAGAGCATCATCTACAGAAGCTGAAATATCCAGCAAGGGGTTCCCGATGCCCACCAGTAGACCCTCATCACAGTTGCAGGCACTGAAATGGAAAAAATGCTTAGTATACagtgtaagtaaattattttttaataagcagaaacgtctgcgaacgctgctattaagcttagaataaatttaaaagaggaaaaattactgttttgggtgagacttgaactcatggCCTCTGGatagatggcagagcgctggagtatcaatccagaggccgtgatttcaagtctcacccaagacagtaatatttcgaatattaaatttatacagtataagtcaatataattaaaaaaagatttcattCAATTGTAatgaagttattttattaattatatgtgTTCTATAATAATGTAAGAACAAAGTTACTGTCATTATATTATGCTAAAATAACCCATAGACGATGTAAATTATAAGGATTATCACGGTTTGTAAACGCAGTTTTTTACACTTGTGATATGAATGTAATGTTGAACGTAGCCAAGTCATTTAGGTCTAATATTGTACAACAGCCTCTGAGACGGTATCACATAATAATAGCTATGCGAAAAGGAACATATTGTCGCCAATTAATTCAAATTAAGACAATCACCATGAAAGGAAGTTGTTAAAATAGCTCACCTTGTATTCattatgtaatatttgtattttaccgGCGTAAAATTAACTAAAGTTAGCCGATTGCGAAACGCGCCCGATATACTCGAGTTATCTACGTAATCTGAGAATGAAATCACCGCATGTTTTTGttgataatataaaatttaaaacgtgGTCGCAACGCTCTCCCCCCGTACGCGAGAGAGATATGTCAAAAAACTTAGACGTCAAAGTGACAGCCCAAAACTAGTGATGCGAATAAAGTGAATATACCGATTCTGTTTCAAACTGATGGAGCCTATGTTTCATAGCTTTATAATTCACAATGCTGCCAACTTTTAGATCAAAATTCATTCACTCGTACGTCTTTTGTCTTTGATTTTCAGTTCATTCACTCATTACATCACagcattttgttaattttatttcattcattcgCAGAGGTAACCTAGAACCGGCGGTTCATCACGTTTTGCGATCCCAGTGAGAAACTTCGAGAAGTAAAGGTTTGAACCCTTTATTTAAACGTTATATTCGCATTTATATCACTTCAAAATGTTGCGATTACCTCGAGTTGTTCGCCATTCCATCTCTTTAAACAAATGTCACCAAAACGCCAGATTTTATGCCAAAGATGTGAGATTCGGTGCTGATGTAAGAGCCCTCATGCTGCAAGGTGTAGATGTCCTAGCCGACGCGGTAGCAGTCACAATGGGCCCGAAAGGCCGAAACGTCATTTTGGAACAATCGTGGGGCTCTCCGAAAATAACCAAAGACGGCGTGACAGTTGCTAAGGGAGTAGAACTGAAAGATAAATTCCAGAACATCGGCGCAAAACTGGTGCAGAACGTGGCCAATAACACCAACGAGGAGGCCGGCGATGGTACCACAACAGCCACAGTGCTCGCGCGCGCGATCGCGAAGGAGGGCTTCGAGAAAATCTCAAAGGGTGCGAATCCTATTGAGATCAGACGCGGCGTGATGCTGGCGGTGGACGCGGTGAAGGACAAGCTGAAGTCCATGTCGAAGCCGGTGACGACTCCCGAGGAGATCGCGCAGGTCGCGACCATCTCCGCCAACGGCGACACCGCCATCGGCCAGCTCATCTCAGACGCCATGAAGCGTGTCGGCAAGGACGGAGTCATCACCGTAAAGGACGGCAAGACCCTCACTGACGAACTCGAAGTCATTGAAGGTATGAAATTCGACAGAGGATACATTTCACCATATTTCATCAACTCTTCCAAGGGGGCTAAAGTAGAGTTCCAGGATGCTCTGGTTCTATTCTCTGAGAAGAAAATCAGCAATGTGCAGACCATCATTCCTGCCTTGGAGCTGGCTAACCAGCAGAGGAAACCTTTGGTTATTATTGCCGAAGATGTTGATGGTGAGGCACTGTCAACCTTGGTAGTGAACAGACTGAAGATTGGTCTGCAGGTAGCAGCTGTCAAGGCTCCCGGTTTCGGCGACAACCGCAAGGCTACCCTCAGTGACATGGCTATTGCCGCTGGTGGTGTTGTGTTCGGAGATGATGCCAATCTCATCAAGCTTGAAGATGTGCAGCTCTCAGACCTTGGTCAGGTTGGTGAAGTCACTATTACTAAGGATGACACCCTTCTTCTTAAAGGTAAGGGCAAGAAGTCTGACATTGACAGAAGAGCTGAGCAGATTCGTGACCAGATTGCCGAGACTACTTCAGAGTATGAGAAGGAGAAGCTGCAAGAGCGCTTGGCACGCCTTGCCTCTGGTGTTGCTGTTCTCCATGTTGGAGGCTCCAGCGAGGTTGAGGTGAATGAGAAGAAAGACCGCGTCACTGACGCCCTGAATGCCACCCGTGCTGCTGTTGAGGAGGGTATTGTCCCCGGAGGTGGCTCAGCTCTCCTCAGATGCATCCCCACCCTTGAGTCCCTCAAAACTTCTAACAGTGACCAGTCCACAGGAGTAGAAATCATCAAGAAGGCCCTAAGAATGCCATGCATGACCATTGCCCGCAATGCTGGCATTGATGGATCCGTGGTTGTTGCCAAAGTTGAGGATTTGGGACCCGAGTTCGGATATGACGCCCTCAACAATGAATACGTTAACATGATTGAAAAGGGAATTATTGATCCCACCAAGGTTGTAAGAACAGCACTTACTGATGCCAGTGGAGTAGCATCTCTATTGACCACAGCTGAGGCAGTCATCTGTGACATGCCTGCTGAGAAGGAACCTAACCCCATGGCTGGCATGGGAGGCATGGGCGGCATGGGAGGTATGGGAGGCATGGGAGGCATGATGTAATCCGCCTTTACAATTTAACCAGTGCATTTATGGAGTAAAAGGACTTATAGTGCATCACCCTTATTAAGGTATTGAAATATCGTAGTCTGAATGTTATACAAATGTGAagtgaatgaatatttttttttattgggagTCTGATTGCGTTACAAATGTAGAAAGACAATTTTCTGTCTTtagatttatttagttttaattttagcttGAGAACTTGAGcggtgttatttttaataaaaaataatgttatcaaaaatgttaattgatttttttctttccTTATGTGCCCTTTTTCTTATGAGTGTAGACAGCGTAGTATAGTCACAATATGAATACATTCTCTGCCTTCTTATTAGAAGGAAACCAATAACCAAAATACATTTCGAGTTCGAGCGTATttaaacgagatatttaacCGCAGTATAGTACAATTCTAATACATTTTATGAATTAAAGTAACTTTTATTTTCGTTGTTCTATTCTATTCCTTCTCATtgataatttaacaaaaaatacctaaaaaaaacatgttttctaATCTTATTTTAGACCCACCACTGGCCAGCTTGTTGTCTTTTGTACCATAACCTGTTACTGCATACAGTTTCCAGTTGATCTTTACTCTCTTTAAAAGCGAAAGTGAACTTTGTGACTTGCAGAGAGATATCCAGTTATTCCGCTCAGTATTATCTTATCGTAAAATGTAATGACACATACTGTTCCCGAAAATTTACCATCTGGATCCATCCAAAACGTTTCTCTGCTAAGATCATAGTCACAATTTAGAGAAATTTCGGATAAAAAACTACAAACCACCCTATGAGATGCAAACGGGAATGCTCATTAAgttttatagtaacatcatcgACCACCTGTTATATAATAGATTCTGTAGGCGTAGGTGGATCCTTAGACGTGCTGATGTCGCCGGAATTGGTGCATACCTTATGAAACGACAGCTACGATGGTGCGGTCACGTCTCCCACATGTCCCAGGAGTCCCAGGACCGAGTCGCGAAACGCATCTTCTACTGCGAACTGTAAAATGGTAAGCGAAAGCAGGGCGGCCAGTTTttgcggttcaaagatgtgttgaagagagctcatatagaGCCAACAACATGGGTGACTTCAGCTGATGACCGTCTAtagtggaggcatattgtgcagacgcagATGCGTGAATTCGAAGCAACTCGACGCTAAGCGTAAACagctaaaggccagaccacctataATTTATTCTATGCATACCTTACAATGAACAggctttttttttaagaggcGAAATGCGTTTCGCATACCACCCAGGCGCGGGGACGGGCCTGagatggttatgtgggactcccatatAGGCTGATGAGACCCACTAAATCCCCTTTGTTGCCGCCTCAGTGCTATAGGGCGAGGTCCCAGGACCTCTTCCGCAACCTCGCCAGCGGCCGTCTAGACTCGGACTGGACTGGACGTCGATCTCGATACCTCCCTCATGGGAGGTATGAgtggccgcttccgcctttcggctgcggcggcggccgTCATTTGGTGGACGGTGTGTGCTGCTGGTGTACCTCTAGACTCGGACTCGATTCGTGGGGGAATAAATATCACCCCTCCACCACAGTGGGCGCGTTGATCATGCATCGCGCCCGCCTGCGCAGGGACCCCTGTGTAGGCGGCAGACGTCCCCGAGCCTGCCGCCCACAGGAACAATGAACAGGCTAAACCAACCCTACTCAACCTTATTGTATTAGCCACAAACGGTTTTGCCTTGTAGCCCCAGGCCGTTTTGAATTTTGCTAGGTGAGGTTCGGATGGCAACTTGGCAAGGTTACGTATCTATACCAGGATCACCAGGCCGGCCACCTATACGAGCCCAGCGGGCCGCAGGTTGAGTATCGCTGGACTAAACCGTTGAAGTTTCAAACATAATATTCTTAAAATGTTGTTAGCTTTAGCTCTAATTCCAAGCTATTATATGGACCCAACCATTTCTATCGCGTGTTGCATAACATTTTTAATACTATACCAACGATTGCGCGCTTATCACCGTTCATCGTTCACATTTAGTAGGGGGATAACTTACTGAGATAATTTGTGCCACATGTATGTAGTATCTAGCCATTCTAGCGTAGTATTTACGATAACTTACCTCGCCTACCGACAATAGTATCACGAAGTCATAAATAGTGATATTTATGTGATAAAGAACGATAGGTGTTAGAAATAGCAAGTTTTCAAAGaatacgtataaataaaaaatttccaGCTAGCTAAACGcatcatataaattaaaaaaattaaggccTCAACGCAATGAAACttataaaccgattttgatTAAACATATGTCTAAGAACTAGCATTAGAAAACCTTCAGCTACCTATCACATAAAAACGCTTTCAAATCGCTTTACCCGTTTAAAAAAGAACTACGGTGTCACAGACGGACATACACACaaacttgtatatatatataacacccctttttagggttccgtacccaaaggataaaacgggaccctattactaagactccgctgtccatccgtccctccgtctgtcaccaggctgtatctcatgaaatagctagacagttgaaattttcacacatgatgtatttctgtggctgctataacaacaaatactaaaaagtactctggagttgcaggcgtacataggctacggagactgcttaccatcaggcgggccggatgcttgtttgccaccgacgtagtattaaaaaaaaagtacggaaggcgagtccgactcgcacttgtccggtttttaaaataccgccCACTGCCCGGCCAAAAAATGGTCAATAGGTAACCGTGTAGGATCAGTTCATTTGATCACTTAGGGAGCAAAGTTGTCGTTTACCCCTCATGCTAATATTGAGATCTGACTGAGGAAGCAAAAGACTCCAAAATTGAACAACGAGCGTGGCGAGTGGTTGAAAAAGTGCAATCTTgagtgttgcgagggtttcaaaggACAAGATGAAAACAAACTTATCTGCCGAGTAAGCAGGATTCTCTTTTGACCGTGACTATCTAGGTGTACCTGCCTATACCCCAgatagtataatataataattgttaCGAACTTAGATAAATTTATGTTGATAATGGGAGAACCTACATTAAGGTTTTAATAACGGTTTCCTTAAATCTTACTACTGAGCATTGAAACCAAATcagattcttaaattgtgtgGCGATGTCACACCGGCAGCGTGAGAAGGAAGAATACGTTAcataatttattcaaatttgtattgtTATTCAACAACATGTATACGTAAAACTGCTTTGGTTTGTCGCATCGCATTGTTAAAGTTACCTACCTTTTTCATTCTTGATCAATGCAAACCATTCGCTGCACTTGGATTTTCAACTTTTTGCGTAGAGAGAGTTCGCAAGTACGACATCCATCATGAATACGTATTGTTTTCATTAGGTGGTTTCAAACGATTATGATGTGCATCAATCAGTACACACTACTGTTGCAATAATACTAAATGAGCATCTTCGTGGAGTTTGAATAGTAATGCGTGCTCTCAAATTTAAATGTCGGTAAGCCGGAGGGAGGGATGCAAGCGCAGCGAacgtttttaagtttataattttttgatgtaattaattatgtttcCGGACAGACTTTTT
This Cydia pomonella isolate Wapato2018A chromosome 16, ilCydPomo1, whole genome shotgun sequence DNA region includes the following protein-coding sequences:
- the LOC133526388 gene encoding heat shock protein 60A-like, whose translation is MLRLPRVVRHSISLNKCHQNARFYAKDVRFGADVRALMLQGVDVLADAVAVTMGPKGRNVILEQSWGSPKITKDGVTVAKGVELKDKFQNIGAKLVQNVANNTNEEAGDGTTTATVLARAIAKEGFEKISKGANPIEIRRGVMLAVDAVKDKLKSMSKPVTTPEEIAQVATISANGDTAIGQLISDAMKRVGKDGVITVKDGKTLTDELEVIEGMKFDRGYISPYFINSSKGAKVEFQDALVLFSEKKISNVQTIIPALELANQQRKPLVIIAEDVDGEALSTLVVNRLKIGLQVAAVKAPGFGDNRKATLSDMAIAAGGVVFGDDANLIKLEDVQLSDLGQVGEVTITKDDTLLLKGKGKKSDIDRRAEQIRDQIAETTSEYEKEKLQERLARLASGVAVLHVGGSSEVEVNEKKDRVTDALNATRAAVEEGIVPGGGSALLRCIPTLESLKTSNSDQSTGVEIIKKALRMPCMTIARNAGIDGSVVVAKVEDLGPEFGYDALNNEYVNMIEKGIIDPTKVVRTALTDASGVASLLTTAEAVICDMPAEKEPNPMAGMGGMGGMGGMGGMGGMM